Proteins encoded by one window of Modestobacter marinus:
- a CDS encoding intradiol ring-cleavage dioxygenase has protein sequence MPAHPQPSQSPSYEGRPLPRPEDEVVDQGLGFDLGTLVTRRRMLAFLGLGAAGAGLAACGGTSSTSSAAATSSSASGTAAGALTEIPDETAGPYPGDGSNGPDVLEQSGIVRSDIRSSFGEARGTAEGVPMTLRLTVRDLANGGVPFAGVAVYVWHCDRDGNYSMYSDGVTDQNYLRGVQVTDAAGTVTFTSIVPACYSGRWPHVHFEVYPDQDSITDATTTIATSQVALPKDVCDAVYATSGYESSVRNLADVTLTNDNVFGDDGGASQLATVSGDVSSGYTVFLPVGVDTTTTPSAGAAPAGGGRGGAPAGPPG, from the coding sequence GTGCCCGCGCACCCCCAGCCCAGCCAGAGCCCCAGCTACGAGGGCCGCCCGCTGCCCCGCCCCGAGGACGAGGTCGTCGACCAGGGCCTGGGCTTCGACCTGGGCACCCTGGTCACCCGCCGGCGGATGCTCGCGTTCCTGGGCCTCGGCGCGGCCGGCGCCGGACTCGCCGCCTGCGGCGGGACGAGCAGCACCTCCAGCGCAGCGGCGACGTCGTCCTCGGCGAGCGGGACGGCGGCCGGCGCCCTGACCGAGATCCCCGACGAGACGGCCGGCCCCTACCCCGGCGACGGGTCCAACGGGCCCGACGTGCTGGAGCAGAGCGGCATCGTCCGCAGCGACATCCGGTCCAGCTTCGGCGAGGCCAGAGGCACCGCAGAGGGCGTACCGATGACCCTGCGACTGACCGTCCGCGACCTGGCCAACGGCGGGGTGCCCTTCGCGGGGGTCGCCGTCTACGTGTGGCACTGCGACCGGGACGGCAACTACTCGATGTACTCCGACGGCGTCACCGACCAGAACTACCTGCGCGGCGTGCAGGTCACCGACGCCGCCGGCACGGTCACCTTCACCAGCATCGTCCCGGCCTGCTACTCCGGGCGGTGGCCGCATGTCCACTTCGAGGTCTACCCCGACCAGGACAGCATCACCGACGCGACGACCACGATCGCCACCTCCCAGGTCGCGCTGCCGAAGGACGTCTGCGACGCGGTCTACGCCACCAGCGGCTACGAGAGCTCGGTGCGCAACCTCGCCGACGTGACCCTCACCAACGACAACGTGTTCGGCGACGACGGCGGCGCCAGCCAGCTGGCCACCGTGAGCGGGGACGTGTCCAGCGGCTACACCGTCTTCCTCCCGGTCGGGGTGGACACCACGACGACGCCCAGCGCCGGAGCTGCACCGGCCGGCGGTGGCCGAGGCGGGGCTCCCGCCGGCCCGCCCGGCTGA
- a CDS encoding MFS transporter yields MFHTRSASTELIRHAGFSYFPLAFIARLPFAMMTVGVLTLVVAERGSVTLGGLNSAAAGLGTALVGPLLGAAADRLGQRRVLVPVGLVNATLLGVFPFVVAGATPALGLLALSVLIGASAPQIAPMSRTRLVAIIKRSIRRDQRERVLNSTMAYESAADEMVFIVGPFLVGLLATAIAPWVAIAGASALTFVFVTRFALHPTGRLHLGTPDAPRLQAPARELARFPLLTVIAGTLGIGFFFGATLTSLTGFLAADGDGDRAGLLYGVMGIGSAALALGTAAFPARFGLRARWLVFGSLMLAAAIAYASARSEPALIVALAVLGCGIGPTLVTQYSLAATLSPTGRSATTMTMLGSAVVVGQAVSSAVTGVVVDRLGADTALALPAVCAAFIVAAGLAHTAAAPRAADREPELVPA; encoded by the coding sequence ATGTTCCACACCCGTTCCGCCAGCACCGAGCTCATCCGGCACGCCGGCTTCTCCTACTTCCCCCTCGCCTTCATCGCGCGGCTCCCCTTCGCGATGATGACCGTCGGCGTCCTCACCCTCGTCGTCGCCGAGCGCGGCTCGGTGACCCTCGGTGGGCTCAACTCCGCCGCCGCCGGCCTCGGCACCGCCCTCGTCGGGCCGCTGCTCGGCGCGGCCGCCGACCGGCTCGGGCAGCGCCGGGTGCTCGTCCCGGTGGGGCTGGTCAACGCCACCCTGCTCGGCGTCTTCCCGTTCGTCGTCGCCGGCGCCACCCCGGCCCTCGGCCTGCTCGCGCTGTCGGTGCTGATCGGCGCCTCGGCGCCGCAGATCGCCCCGATGTCGCGCACCCGCCTGGTGGCGATCATCAAGCGTTCGATCCGGCGGGACCAGCGGGAGCGGGTGCTCAACTCGACGATGGCCTACGAGTCCGCGGCCGACGAGATGGTCTTCATCGTCGGCCCGTTTCTGGTCGGCCTGCTCGCCACCGCCATCGCCCCGTGGGTCGCCATCGCCGGGGCCTCGGCGCTGACCTTCGTCTTCGTCACCCGGTTCGCCCTGCACCCCACCGGCCGGCTGCACCTCGGCACCCCGGACGCCCCCCGGCTGCAGGCACCCGCCCGGGAGCTGGCCCGCTTCCCGCTGCTCACCGTGATCGCCGGCACGCTCGGCATCGGCTTCTTCTTCGGCGCCACCCTCACCTCGCTCACCGGGTTCCTCGCCGCGGACGGCGACGGCGACCGGGCCGGGCTGCTCTACGGCGTCATGGGCATCGGGTCGGCGGCCCTCGCCCTGGGGACGGCGGCGTTCCCGGCGCGGTTCGGCCTGCGCGCCCGCTGGCTGGTGTTCGGGTCGCTGATGCTCGCCGCCGCGATCGCCTACGCCTCCGCCCGGTCGGAGCCGGCGCTGATCGTCGCGCTCGCCGTCCTCGGCTGTGGCATCGGCCCCACGCTGGTCACCCAGTACAGCCTGGCCGCCACGTTGAGCCCGACCGGCCGCTCGGCGACCACCATGACCATGCTCGGGTCCGCGGTGGTCGTCGGTCAGGCGGTCTCCTCCGCGGTCACCGGCGTCGTCGTCGACCGGCTGGGCGCGGACACCGCCCTCGCGCTCCCCGCCGTGTGCGCCGCCTTCATCGTCGCCGCCGGGCTCGCCCACACCGCCGCTGCGCCCCGCGCCGCCGACCGCGAGCCGGAGCTGGTCCCCGCCTGA
- a CDS encoding TetR/AcrR family transcriptional regulator, producing the protein MTGSTPLRRDAARNRERVLAAARQLFAETGRAVTHNEVARAADVGVGTVYRRFPTREDLMLALFEDQLALVGRLADEALAAEDPGEGLRRFLAQVVEMQAADRGLQEFMLGPQARSRAGAATSRIAPVVGALLDRAKERGQVRPEVTALDVALIPVMVGEVTARSRDVVPGLWRRVLTIALDGLRPADGELPGAPLTPAQFEEVVSRGR; encoded by the coding sequence GTGACCGGGTCGACGCCGCTGCGCCGGGACGCCGCGCGCAACCGCGAGCGGGTCCTCGCCGCGGCGCGGCAGCTGTTCGCCGAGACCGGCCGGGCCGTCACGCACAACGAGGTGGCCCGGGCCGCCGACGTCGGCGTCGGCACGGTCTACCGGCGGTTCCCGACCCGCGAGGACCTGATGCTGGCGCTGTTCGAGGACCAGCTCGCCCTCGTCGGCCGGCTCGCCGACGAGGCGCTCGCGGCCGAGGACCCGGGGGAGGGCCTGCGCCGGTTCCTGGCGCAGGTGGTCGAGATGCAGGCCGCCGACCGGGGCCTGCAGGAGTTCATGCTGGGGCCGCAGGCCCGCTCGCGGGCCGGGGCGGCGACGTCGCGGATCGCCCCGGTGGTCGGCGCACTGCTGGACCGGGCGAAGGAGCGCGGCCAGGTGCGGCCCGAGGTCACCGCCCTGGACGTCGCGCTGATCCCGGTCATGGTCGGCGAGGTCACCGCCCGGTCGCGGGACGTCGTCCCCGGGCTGTGGCGGCGGGTGCTGACGATCGCGCTGGACGGCCTGCGCCCGGCCGACGGCGAGCTGCCCGGGGCGCCGCTGACGCCGGCGCAGTTCGAGGAGGTGGTCAGCCGGGGGCGGTGA
- a CDS encoding LLM class flavin-dependent oxidoreductase has translation MPSPGVPLQKLGFLTIGLFDEADPRGGHESTLRVIELGEQLGLDSAWLRDRHLQYGISSPVAVLAAATQRTSRIELGTAVIPLAWENPLRLAEDLATVDVLSGGRLNPGVSVGPPMHWDDVRAALYPDTADAEDFSYERVARLLRFVEGAPASSFAGREGVVEEWSDRVQPHSPGLRSRLWYGGASLRSATWAGENGLNFLTSSVVKAESSEDFATEQARQVQAFRAANPAGRVSQGLVVIPTDSATPEQRERYAAYVAARLPRTATPQGPGRLMFAPDLIGTSEQIAEQLYAHAGFREVTEVVFALPFSFEHADHVQILTDMAQHLGPALGWSPTA, from the coding sequence ATGCCATCGCCTGGGGTGCCGCTGCAGAAGCTGGGTTTCCTGACCATCGGCCTGTTCGACGAGGCCGATCCGCGGGGCGGGCACGAGTCGACGCTGCGGGTCATCGAGCTGGGGGAGCAGCTGGGCCTGGACAGCGCCTGGCTGCGCGACCGGCACCTCCAGTACGGCATCTCCTCCCCGGTCGCGGTGCTCGCGGCGGCCACCCAGCGCACGTCCCGGATCGAGCTGGGGACGGCGGTGATCCCGCTGGCGTGGGAGAACCCGCTCCGGCTGGCCGAGGACCTGGCCACCGTCGACGTGCTCAGCGGTGGGCGGCTCAACCCCGGGGTCTCGGTGGGCCCGCCGATGCACTGGGACGACGTCCGGGCCGCGCTCTACCCGGACACCGCCGACGCCGAGGACTTCTCCTACGAGCGGGTGGCGCGGCTGCTGCGCTTCGTCGAGGGCGCCCCGGCGTCGTCCTTCGCCGGCCGGGAGGGCGTGGTGGAGGAGTGGTCGGACCGGGTGCAGCCGCACTCGCCGGGACTGCGCTCGCGGCTCTGGTACGGCGGGGCGTCGCTGAGGTCGGCGACCTGGGCCGGGGAGAACGGGCTGAACTTCCTCACCTCGTCGGTGGTGAAGGCGGAGTCCTCGGAGGACTTCGCCACCGAGCAGGCGCGGCAGGTGCAGGCGTTCCGGGCAGCCAACCCGGCCGGGCGGGTGTCGCAGGGGCTGGTGGTCATCCCGACGGACTCGGCGACGCCGGAGCAGCGGGAGAGGTACGCCGCCTACGTCGCCGCGCGGCTGCCGCGGACGGCGACCCCGCAGGGCCCGGGGAGGCTGATGTTCGCCCCCGACCTGATCGGGACGTCGGAGCAGATCGCCGAGCAGCTGTACGCCCACGCCGGGTTCCGGGAGGTGACCGAGGTGGTCTTCGCGCTGCCGTTCAGCTTCGAGCACGCCGACCACGTGCAGATCCTCACCGACATGGCGCAGCACCTCGGCCCGGCGCTGGGCTGGTCACCCACCGCCTGA
- a CDS encoding DUF4407 domain-containing protein, whose protein sequence is MLAGARLDLLRVAPGARSKYVALGGVLLSTGALAALSMAFAVHMALGAWWSVAVLIGLGWGLVILNLDRMLLVGMGHDSSWWRNLGLAVPRLALAVVLGTVISTPLTLQVFSKEVDATIVTLQAEAAEQFTDELDADARYAQIPVLTRSIAEDQAVVASGGATDPNADPRVGAAQAERDSKKAAYDAASGRYDELQAKAQCELDGTCGSGARGQGDAYFAAAAAAGQQAAVRDAAKAELDAAEAALQQTRTTAESDAVGAAARSVALAKAALVTDQAELARLSDARRAEQAAFDAENGQSDGILARLEAIDRLSEERPMAGVAHVMLFLLFLSVEILPVLMKALLNLAPPTAYDRLVKVRDDEEVEAEEIRRDGRQRAQQARADLIVAAETDRIAREILDRDLAAREEAARAAERKARRKEARSLRGLLRRLTPGRGTPEPAVFEPALEPVEPTLDTGELEAMMAAPSGVSLYGTSTVPAPRPAAELLQPVTEDR, encoded by the coding sequence GTGCTGGCCGGCGCCCGGCTCGATCTGCTGCGGGTCGCCCCCGGCGCCCGGTCCAAGTACGTCGCCCTCGGTGGCGTGCTGCTCAGCACCGGTGCGCTGGCCGCGCTGTCGATGGCGTTCGCCGTTCACATGGCGCTGGGCGCCTGGTGGTCGGTCGCCGTCCTGATCGGTCTCGGCTGGGGGCTGGTGATCCTCAACCTGGACCGGATGCTGCTGGTCGGGATGGGCCACGACTCGTCCTGGTGGCGCAACCTCGGGCTGGCCGTGCCGCGGCTGGCGCTGGCCGTCGTCCTCGGCACGGTCATCTCCACGCCGCTGACGCTGCAGGTGTTCAGCAAGGAGGTCGACGCCACGATCGTGACGCTGCAGGCCGAGGCCGCCGAGCAGTTCACCGACGAGCTGGACGCCGACGCCCGGTACGCGCAGATCCCGGTGCTCACCCGGTCGATCGCCGAGGACCAGGCCGTCGTGGCCAGCGGCGGCGCGACCGATCCCAACGCCGACCCGCGGGTGGGCGCGGCGCAGGCGGAGCGGGACAGCAAGAAGGCCGCGTACGACGCGGCGTCGGGCCGGTACGACGAGCTGCAGGCCAAGGCGCAGTGCGAGCTCGACGGCACCTGCGGGTCCGGCGCCCGGGGCCAGGGCGACGCCTACTTCGCCGCGGCGGCGGCGGCCGGGCAGCAGGCGGCGGTGCGGGACGCCGCCAAGGCCGAGCTGGACGCCGCCGAGGCGGCGCTGCAGCAGACCCGCACCACGGCCGAGTCCGACGCCGTCGGTGCCGCGGCCCGCAGCGTGGCGCTGGCCAAGGCCGCGCTGGTGACCGACCAGGCCGAGCTGGCCCGGCTGAGCGACGCGCGCCGGGCCGAGCAGGCCGCGTTCGACGCGGAGAACGGCCAGAGCGACGGCATCCTGGCCCGGCTGGAGGCGATCGACCGGCTGTCGGAGGAGCGCCCGATGGCGGGGGTGGCCCACGTGATGCTGTTCCTGCTGTTCCTGAGCGTGGAGATCCTCCCGGTGCTGATGAAGGCGCTGCTCAACCTCGCCCCGCCGACCGCCTACGACCGGCTCGTGAAGGTGCGCGACGACGAGGAGGTCGAGGCGGAGGAGATCCGGCGCGACGGCCGCCAGCGGGCGCAGCAGGCGCGGGCCGACCTGATCGTGGCGGCCGAGACCGACCGGATCGCGCGGGAGATCCTGGACCGCGACCTCGCCGCCCGCGAGGAGGCCGCCCGCGCCGCCGAGCGCAAGGCCCGGCGCAAGGAGGCCCGCTCGCTGCGCGGCCTGCTGCGGCGGCTGACGCCCGGCCGCGGCACCCCCGAGCCGGCGGTCTTCGAGCCGGCCCTGGAGCCGGTCGAGCCGACGCTGGACACCGGCGAGCTCGAGGCGATGATGGCCGCGCCGTCGGGCGTCAGCCTGTACGGGACGTCGACCGTCCCGGCGCCCCGGCCGGCCGCCGAGCTGCTGCAGCCGGTGACCGAGGACCGCTGA
- a CDS encoding NADH:flavin oxidoreductase/NADH oxidase, whose product MPDLFSPFTLKDVTLRNRIAMSPMTMYGSVDGRMDDYHVMYLGARAAGGFGLVFPEQVAITPDGRTTTSCAGIWDDDQIAGHARVTAMIKRFGAVPGIQLGHTGRKGSEVPPHQETNAQGSWKALPPDHPDGWQTVGPSAIPAGGDHSFPVHELTVGEIKALHRSYADAARRAADAGYEWLELHFAHGYLAASFFSPLANQRTDAYGGSNRNRARFLLEALDAVREVWPEHLPLTMRLGSDDFHPAGTQFEDSLEAIGWMADHGLDLADLSMGGNTDEMVDPHFFNEPAGFVSRAARVRREVGIPVATSWNLGVPQTADAVISQELIDVAMIGRPALSNPHWPVWAARELGHAAPFDLLPADWRWWLANFRGHAPSIGLPPVAAGVRAAAATLPADADLSLTA is encoded by the coding sequence GTGCCCGACCTCTTCTCCCCCTTCACCCTCAAGGACGTCACGCTGCGCAACCGCATCGCGATGTCGCCGATGACCATGTACGGCTCGGTCGACGGGCGGATGGACGACTACCACGTCATGTACCTCGGGGCTCGCGCCGCCGGCGGCTTCGGGCTGGTCTTCCCCGAGCAGGTCGCCATCACCCCCGACGGCCGCACCACCACCTCCTGCGCCGGCATCTGGGACGACGACCAGATCGCCGGCCACGCCCGGGTCACCGCGATGATCAAGCGGTTCGGTGCCGTCCCGGGCATCCAGCTCGGGCACACCGGCCGCAAGGGCAGCGAGGTCCCGCCGCACCAGGAGACCAACGCCCAGGGCAGCTGGAAGGCCCTCCCGCCGGACCACCCGGACGGCTGGCAGACCGTCGGCCCCTCCGCCATCCCGGCCGGCGGCGATCACTCCTTCCCCGTGCACGAGCTCACCGTCGGCGAGATCAAGGCCCTGCACCGCAGCTACGCCGACGCCGCCCGCCGCGCCGCCGACGCCGGCTACGAGTGGCTGGAGCTGCACTTCGCCCACGGCTACCTCGCCGCCAGCTTCTTCTCCCCGCTCGCCAACCAGCGCACCGACGCCTACGGCGGCAGCAACCGCAACCGGGCCCGCTTCCTGCTCGAGGCCCTGGACGCCGTCCGCGAGGTGTGGCCCGAGCACCTGCCGCTGACCATGCGGCTGGGCTCGGACGACTTCCACCCCGCCGGCACCCAGTTCGAGGACTCCCTCGAGGCGATCGGCTGGATGGCCGACCACGGCCTGGACCTCGCCGACCTGTCCATGGGCGGCAACACCGACGAGATGGTCGACCCCCACTTCTTCAACGAGCCCGCCGGCTTCGTCTCCCGCGCCGCCCGCGTCCGCCGCGAGGTGGGCATCCCGGTGGCCACCAGCTGGAACCTCGGCGTCCCGCAGACCGCCGACGCCGTCATCAGCCAGGAGCTGATCGACGTCGCGATGATCGGCCGGCCCGCGCTGTCCAACCCGCACTGGCCGGTCTGGGCCGCCCGGGAACTCGGCCACGCCGCACCCTTCGACCTGCTGCCGGCGGACTGGCGCTGGTGGCTGGCCAACTTCCGCGGCCACGCCCCGAGCATCGGCCTGCCACCGGTGGCCGCCGGGGTCCGGGCGGCCGCCGCCACCCTGCCCGCCGACGCCGACCTCTCGCTGACCGCCTGA
- a CDS encoding ABC transporter substrate-binding protein, translated as MSPQLVRRAVAGTVAATTVLALAACSSDSAEASGSDDGGTQTVTIGTLRGQPHFYAPFLYEEYAPEGVEFEVVVLDTAPSLTDAVISGDVDFAITGVVATIASVAQGRDITLVASAADGGFGFIGGEGVETVADLAGKTVGYIQGSAPEIAMRLILEENGIDPSSVDLIAVPPPEMASALGSGSIDAFFGTEIAVSLATAAGATELTDPYATPIGRVNLGLTTTGALVEEDPELVQQVVDTHAETTEYMADNVDEWLPEMVAEFGGDQGVFESALDNFWLRADLSEEYQTQVEALADAMVSLGVIDTAPTAADLVDTSFAPSA; from the coding sequence ATGAGCCCCCAGCTCGTCCGGCGCGCCGTCGCCGGCACCGTCGCAGCCACCACCGTCCTGGCGCTGGCTGCCTGCTCGTCCGACTCCGCCGAGGCCAGCGGCAGCGACGACGGGGGCACCCAGACCGTCACGATCGGCACGCTGCGCGGTCAGCCGCACTTCTACGCGCCGTTCCTCTACGAGGAGTACGCCCCCGAGGGGGTGGAGTTCGAGGTCGTCGTCCTGGACACCGCGCCGTCGCTGACCGATGCGGTCATCTCCGGCGACGTCGACTTCGCGATCACCGGCGTCGTCGCGACCATCGCCTCCGTCGCCCAGGGCCGCGACATCACCCTGGTCGCCTCCGCGGCCGACGGCGGCTTCGGGTTCATCGGCGGCGAGGGCGTCGAGACCGTCGCCGACCTGGCGGGGAAGACCGTCGGCTACATCCAGGGCAGCGCCCCGGAGATCGCGATGCGGCTGATCCTGGAGGAGAACGGCATCGACCCGAGCAGCGTGGACCTGATCGCCGTCCCGCCGCCGGAGATGGCCTCGGCGCTGGGCAGCGGCTCGATCGACGCCTTCTTCGGCACCGAGATCGCCGTCTCCCTCGCCACCGCGGCCGGCGCCACCGAGCTCACCGACCCCTACGCGACCCCGATCGGGCGGGTGAACCTCGGCCTGACCACCACGGGCGCGCTGGTCGAGGAGGACCCGGAGCTGGTGCAGCAGGTCGTCGACACCCACGCGGAGACCACCGAGTACATGGCCGACAACGTCGACGAGTGGCTGCCGGAGATGGTCGCGGAGTTCGGTGGCGACCAGGGCGTGTTCGAGTCGGCGCTGGACAACTTCTGGCTGCGCGCCGACCTCAGCGAGGAGTACCAGACCCAGGTCGAGGCCCTGGCCGACGCGATGGTCTCCCTCGGGGTCATCGACACCGCCCCCACCGCCGCCGACCTCGTCGACACCTCCTTCGCCCCGTCCGCCTGA
- a CDS encoding NmrA family NAD(P)-binding protein, with protein sequence MTTVLLAGASGDLGARTTRALVARGADVRALTRPGAGPGKAARLAGLGATVVEADHADPAALQRASEGADVVVSTLNGVRDVMLGVQTRLLDAAVAAGVPRFVPSDFSADYRRVAPGSNRNFEIRRDFARVLDRAPIRATSVLNGAFADMLTGQAPIVLFGQSRVLYWGDADQQLDFTSKDDTAAFTADAALDEAAPRYLEIAGDVVTARQLATTMTELTGRRFRPTWAGTPGLVAGLAKVGRAVSRDGDEPFPAWQGMQYLHSMFSGDAQLGPLDNDRYGPRAWTTAREVLAAR encoded by the coding sequence ATGACCACAGTCCTGCTCGCCGGTGCCAGTGGCGACCTCGGTGCCCGCACGACCCGGGCGCTGGTGGCGAGGGGAGCCGACGTCCGGGCGCTGACCCGCCCCGGTGCCGGCCCGGGGAAGGCGGCACGGCTGGCGGGGCTCGGCGCCACCGTCGTCGAGGCCGACCACGCCGACCCGGCCGCGCTGCAGCGGGCCAGCGAGGGTGCCGACGTCGTCGTCTCCACCCTCAACGGGGTGCGTGACGTCATGCTCGGGGTGCAGACCCGGCTGCTGGACGCCGCCGTGGCGGCCGGCGTCCCGCGGTTCGTCCCCTCGGACTTCTCCGCCGACTACCGGCGGGTGGCGCCGGGGTCCAACCGGAACTTCGAGATCCGCCGCGACTTCGCCCGGGTGCTGGACCGGGCGCCGATCCGGGCGACCTCGGTGCTCAACGGGGCCTTCGCCGACATGCTCACCGGCCAGGCCCCGATCGTGCTGTTCGGTCAGAGTCGAGTCCTCTACTGGGGCGACGCCGACCAGCAGCTGGACTTCACCAGCAAGGACGACACCGCGGCGTTCACCGCCGACGCCGCCCTGGACGAGGCCGCCCCGCGGTACCTGGAGATCGCCGGTGACGTCGTCACCGCACGGCAGCTGGCCACCACCATGACCGAGCTGACCGGGCGCCGGTTCCGGCCGACCTGGGCCGGCACGCCCGGCCTGGTCGCCGGGCTGGCGAAGGTGGGGCGCGCGGTGTCCCGGGACGGCGACGAGCCGTTCCCGGCGTGGCAGGGGATGCAGTACCTGCACAGCATGTTCAGCGGGGACGCGCAGCTCGGGCCGCTGGACAACGACCGCTACGGTCCGCGGGCATGGACGACGGCACGGGAGGTCCTGGCCGCGCGGTGA
- a CDS encoding thioesterase family protein: MDLEAFYLPLGDHHFSPTRATESPWETSAQHGGPPSALLAHLATAAAGEHMRAARVSVDFFGAIPRRELTVEVSPVRPGRRIDLTEAAMTVEGRTVAVARVWSIATGPTPPVVTELTPPPAVPDESVQLLPDLTDWGFGQALDWRYTAGSPEKTGAADVWTRVLVPLIAGQELTGVDRTLVAADAANGISAELPISSWLSIPPGMTTHLTREPDGEWVHLAARSSIAADGIGLCLGTLSDAAGEIGQVSQPLLVRER; encoded by the coding sequence ATGGACCTCGAGGCCTTCTACCTGCCGCTCGGTGACCACCACTTCTCCCCCACCCGGGCCACCGAGAGCCCCTGGGAGACCAGCGCCCAGCACGGCGGTCCGCCGTCCGCGCTGCTGGCGCACCTGGCGACCGCCGCCGCGGGCGAGCACATGCGGGCAGCGCGGGTCAGCGTCGACTTCTTCGGCGCCATCCCCCGCCGCGAGCTGACCGTCGAGGTCTCCCCCGTCCGCCCGGGCCGGCGGATCGACCTCACGGAGGCCGCGATGACCGTCGAGGGACGCACCGTCGCCGTCGCCCGGGTCTGGTCGATCGCCACCGGCCCGACGCCGCCGGTGGTCACCGAGCTGACCCCGCCGCCCGCCGTCCCCGACGAGTCGGTGCAGCTGCTCCCCGACCTCACCGACTGGGGCTTCGGTCAGGCCCTGGACTGGCGCTACACCGCCGGCTCACCGGAGAAGACCGGCGCCGCCGACGTCTGGACCCGGGTCCTGGTCCCGCTGATCGCCGGGCAGGAGCTCACCGGCGTGGATCGCACGCTGGTCGCCGCCGACGCCGCCAACGGCATCTCCGCCGAGCTGCCGATCAGCAGCTGGCTGTCCATCCCGCCGGGCATGACCACCCACCTGACCCGCGAGCCGGACGGCGAGTGGGTGCACCTGGCCGCCCGCAGCTCGATCGCCGCCGACGGCATCGGGCTGTGCCTGGGCACGCTGTCCGACGCCGCCGGCGAGATCGGCCAGGTCTCCCAGCCACTGCTCGTCCGCGAGCGCTGA
- a CDS encoding NUDIX hydrolase family protein translates to MTEATTRNDAGWLSGEEMDAARERLPILYIDAVPVRVDDQGVVTAVGLLLRAGSDGLVKRALVSGRVLYHERVRSALLRHLEKDLGPLALPRVPPAPQPFTIAEYFPTPGVTPFHDPRQHAVSLAYVVPVEGDCAPQQDALELTWFTPQEAREPALLAELANGQSHLLLQALAHLGV, encoded by the coding sequence ATGACCGAGGCGACGACGAGGAACGACGCTGGCTGGCTCTCCGGTGAGGAGATGGACGCCGCCCGCGAGCGGCTGCCCATCCTCTACATCGACGCGGTGCCGGTGCGGGTCGACGACCAGGGCGTGGTGACCGCGGTCGGGCTGCTCCTGCGGGCCGGCAGCGACGGGCTGGTCAAGCGGGCGCTGGTGTCGGGCCGGGTGCTGTACCACGAGCGGGTGCGGTCGGCGCTGCTCCGGCACCTGGAGAAGGACCTCGGCCCGCTGGCGCTGCCCCGGGTGCCGCCCGCGCCGCAGCCGTTCACCATCGCCGAGTACTTCCCGACGCCGGGCGTGACGCCGTTCCACGACCCGCGGCAGCACGCGGTGTCGCTGGCCTACGTCGTCCCGGTGGAGGGCGACTGCGCGCCGCAGCAGGACGCGCTGGAGCTGACCTGGTTCACCCCGCAGGAGGCCCGGGAGCCGGCGCTGCTGGCCGAGCTGGCCAACGGGCAGAGCCACCTGCTGCTGCAGGCGTTGGCGCACCTCGGCGTCTGA